A genomic stretch from Prionailurus bengalensis isolate Pbe53 chromosome E2, Fcat_Pben_1.1_paternal_pri, whole genome shotgun sequence includes:
- the RAB4B gene encoding ras-related protein Rab-4B isoform X1 yields the protein MAETYDFLFKFLVIGSAGTGKSCLLHQFIENKFKQDSNHTIGVEFGSRVVNVGGKTVKLQIWDTAGQERFRSVTRSYYRGAAGALLVYDITSRETYNSLAAWLTDARTLASPNIVVILCGNKKDLDPEREVTFLEASRFAQENELMFLETSALTGENVEEAFLKCARTILNKIDSGELDPERMGSGIQYGDASLRQLRQPRSAQAVAPQPCGC from the exons ATGGCCGAGACCTACG ACTTCCTCTTCAAATTCCTGGTGATTGGCAGCGCAGGAACTGGAAAATCATGTCTCCTTCATCAGTTCATTGAGAATAAGT tCAAACAGGACTCCAACCACACAATCGGCGTGGAGTTTGGATCTCGCGTGGTCAACGTGGGTGGAAAGACTGTGAAGCTACAGATTTGGGACACAGCCGGCCAGGAGCGGTTTCG GTCGGTGACACGGAGTTATTACCGAGGCGCGGCTGGAGCTCTGCTGGTGTATGACATCACCAG CCGGGAGACCTACAACTCACTGGCTGCCTGGCTGACGGATGCCCGCACGCTGGCCAGCCCCAACATCGTGGTCATCCTCTGTGGCAACAAAAAGGACCTGGACCCGGAGCGTGAGGTCACTTTCCTGGAGGCCTCCCGCTTTGCCCAGGAGAACG AGCTAATGTTCCTGGAGACTAGTGCCCTCACGGGTGAGAACGTGGAGGAGGCTTTCCTGAAGTGTGCCCGCACCATCCTGAACAAGATCGACTCAG gtgaGCTCGACCCCGAGAGGATGGGCTCAGGCATTCAGTATGGGGACGCATCCCTCCGCCAGCTGCGGCAGCCTCGGAGTGCCCAGGCCGTGGCCCCTCAGCCCTGTGGCTGCTGA
- the RAB4B gene encoding ras-related protein Rab-4B isoform X2 — MAETYDFLFKFLVIGSAGTGKSCLLHQFIENKFKQDSNHTIGVEFGSRVVNVGGKTVKLQIWDTAGQERFRSVTRSYYRGAAGALLVYDITSRETYNSLAAWLTDARTLASPNIVVILCGNKKDLDPEREVTFLEASRFAQENGELDPERMGSGIQYGDASLRQLRQPRSAQAVAPQPCGC, encoded by the exons ATGGCCGAGACCTACG ACTTCCTCTTCAAATTCCTGGTGATTGGCAGCGCAGGAACTGGAAAATCATGTCTCCTTCATCAGTTCATTGAGAATAAGT tCAAACAGGACTCCAACCACACAATCGGCGTGGAGTTTGGATCTCGCGTGGTCAACGTGGGTGGAAAGACTGTGAAGCTACAGATTTGGGACACAGCCGGCCAGGAGCGGTTTCG GTCGGTGACACGGAGTTATTACCGAGGCGCGGCTGGAGCTCTGCTGGTGTATGACATCACCAG CCGGGAGACCTACAACTCACTGGCTGCCTGGCTGACGGATGCCCGCACGCTGGCCAGCCCCAACATCGTGGTCATCCTCTGTGGCAACAAAAAGGACCTGGACCCGGAGCGTGAGGTCACTTTCCTGGAGGCCTCCCGCTTTGCCCAGGAGAACG gtgaGCTCGACCCCGAGAGGATGGGCTCAGGCATTCAGTATGGGGACGCATCCCTCCGCCAGCTGCGGCAGCCTCGGAGTGCCCAGGCCGTGGCCCCTCAGCCCTGTGGCTGCTGA
- the MIA gene encoding melanoma-derived growth regulatory protein, producing the protein MAGSPVFLGVIILLSAFSGPSVGGRAMPKLADRKLCADEECSYPISMAVALQDYVAPDCRFLTIHRGQVVYVFSKLKGRGRLFWGGSVQGDYYGDLAARLGYFPSSVVREDQTLKPGKIDVKTDKWDFYCQ; encoded by the exons ATGGCTGGGTCGCCAGTGTTCCTCGGTGTCATCATTTTGCTGTCTGCCTTCTCAGGGCCTAGTGTCGGGGGTCGCGCCATGCCCAAGCTGGCTGACCGCAAGCTGTGTGCTGATGAGGAATGCAGCT ACCCCATCTCCATGGCTGTGGCCCTGCAAGACTACGTGGCCCCCGACTGCCGTTTCCTGACCATACACAGGGGCCAAGTTGTGTACGTCTTCTCCAAGCTGAAGGGCCGAGGGCGGCTCTTCTGGGGAGGCAGC gTTCAGGGAGATTACTATGGAGATTTAGCTGCTCGCCTGGGCTATTTCCCCAGTAGTGTCGTACGTGAAGACCAGACCCTGAAACCTGGCAAAATTGATGTGAAGACAGAT aaaTGGGATTTCTACTGCCAGTGA